A stretch of Streptococcus chenjunshii DNA encodes these proteins:
- a CDS encoding universal stress protein codes for MSQKYERILIAIDGSYESELAFQKGVNVALRNDAELLLTHVIDTRALQSVATFDTYIYEKLEQEAKDVLSDYEKQAREAGLTKIKQIIEFGNPKSLLARDIPDKEHADLIMVGATGLNTFERLLIGSSSEYILRHAKVDLLVVRDSQKVF; via the coding sequence ATGTCACAAAAATATGAACGGATTCTCATTGCTATCGACGGGTCTTATGAATCAGAACTGGCTTTTCAAAAAGGCGTAAATGTTGCTCTGCGCAATGATGCCGAACTTTTGCTCACACATGTTATTGATACACGTGCTCTTCAAAGTGTTGCCACTTTTGACACCTATATTTATGAAAAATTGGAACAAGAGGCAAAGGATGTGCTTTCTGACTATGAAAAACAGGCACGTGAGGCCGGTCTGACAAAAATTAAGCAGATTATTGAATTTGGCAATCCCAAATCACTCCTGGCAAGAGATATTCCGGATAAGGAACATGCAGATTTGATTATGGTTGGAGCGACAGGTCTGAATACTTTCGAGCGTCTGCTGATTGGTTCATCATCCGAATATATCCTCCGCCATGCTAAAGTCGATTTGCTGGTTGTCCGGGACAGCCAAAAGGTCTTCTAG
- a CDS encoding cysteine hydrolase family protein — protein sequence MTKALISIDYTYDFVADDGKLTAGKPAQTIEKAIAAETQQAYEAGDYIFFAIDGHDEGDAFHPESRLFPPHNINGTAGRALYGRLGQVYEQIKQDTKVFWLDKRHYSAFAGTDLDIRLRERHVTELVLTGVLTDICVLHTAIDAYNLGYSLEIPKDCVASLTPENNQWALNHLQNVLGAVIK from the coding sequence ATGACCAAAGCTTTAATCTCTATTGACTACACTTATGATTTTGTTGCTGATGATGGCAAACTGACTGCCGGAAAACCGGCCCAGACTATTGAAAAAGCTATCGCTGCTGAAACACAGCAGGCTTATGAAGCAGGAGACTATATCTTTTTTGCTATTGACGGTCATGATGAAGGAGATGCATTTCACCCTGAAAGCCGCCTCTTTCCGCCGCATAACATCAATGGTACTGCCGGGCGTGCTTTATACGGACGGTTAGGCCAGGTTTATGAGCAGATAAAGCAGGATACGAAGGTCTTTTGGCTGGATAAAAGGCATTATTCAGCCTTTGCCGGAACGGATCTTGACATTCGTTTGCGTGAACGCCATGTGACTGAGCTGGTTTTAACGGGCGTGCTGACAGATATCTGCGTCTTACATACAGCTATTGACGCCTATAATCTGGGCTACAGCCTTGAAATACCAAAAGACTGTGTAGCCAGTCTGACACCGGAAAATAATCAATGGGCGCTTAATCACTTGCAAAATGTTTTAGGGGCGGTCATTAAATAA
- a CDS encoding pyridoxal phosphate-dependent aminotransferase has product MKIFEKSSKLEHVAYDIRGPVLDEANRMLANGEKILRLNTGNPAEFGFTAPDEVIRDLILNARNSEGYSDSKGIFSARKAIMQYCQIKGFPKVDVDDIYIGNGVSELITMSMQGLLDDGDEVLIPMPDYPLWTAAVSLAGGHAVHYICDERAEWYPDIADIKAKISSNTKAIVVINPNNPTGSLYPKDILEEIVEIARQNDLLIFADEIYDRLVMDGLQHTAIASLAPDVFCVSMNGLSKSHRIAGFRVGWMVLSGPKKHVRDYIEGLNMLANMRLCSNVLSQQVVQTSLGGHQSVDELLLPGGRIYEQRNFIYKAINEIPGLSAVKPSAGLYIFPKIDQNMYRIDDDEQFVLRLLQKEKVMLVHGRGFNWKNPDHFRIVYLPRVEELAAVQEKITRVLHHYRR; this is encoded by the coding sequence ATGAAAATATTTGAAAAATCATCTAAATTAGAACATGTCGCTTATGATATTCGCGGGCCGGTCTTAGACGAGGCTAACCGGATGCTGGCTAATGGTGAGAAAATTCTGCGCCTTAATACCGGCAATCCGGCAGAATTTGGTTTTACTGCACCGGATGAAGTCATTCGTGACCTCATTTTAAATGCCCGCAACAGCGAAGGCTATTCAGACAGTAAAGGGATTTTCTCAGCCCGCAAAGCTATCATGCAGTATTGTCAGATTAAGGGATTTCCAAAAGTAGATGTCGATGATATTTATATTGGGAACGGTGTCTCCGAATTGATTACTATGAGTATGCAGGGGCTGCTTGATGATGGTGATGAAGTACTCATTCCCATGCCGGACTATCCGCTTTGGACCGCTGCTGTCAGCCTTGCAGGCGGACACGCTGTTCATTACATCTGTGATGAGAGGGCAGAATGGTATCCTGACATTGCTGATATTAAGGCAAAAATAAGCTCTAATACCAAGGCTATCGTGGTTATCAATCCTAATAATCCTACAGGTTCTCTCTATCCCAAAGATATTTTAGAAGAAATCGTTGAAATAGCCAGACAAAATGATCTGCTGATTTTTGCCGATGAAATCTATGACCGTCTGGTCATGGATGGTTTGCAGCACACAGCTATTGCCAGCTTGGCGCCGGATGTGTTCTGTGTTTCCATGAACGGTCTGTCCAAGTCTCACCGCATTGCGGGTTTTCGAGTAGGCTGGATGGTGCTGTCCGGCCCCAAAAAACATGTCAGAGACTATATTGAAGGTCTGAATATGTTAGCCAACATGCGGCTGTGTTCCAATGTTTTGTCACAGCAGGTTGTGCAGACTTCATTGGGAGGCCACCAGTCGGTTGATGAACTCTTATTGCCGGGCGGCCGGATTTATGAACAGCGGAATTTTATTTATAAGGCCATTAATGAGATTCCCGGACTATCAGCTGTGAAGCCGTCGGCCGGACTTTATATTTTTCCGAAAATCGACCAAAATATGTACCGTATTGATGACGATGAACAATTTGTTCTGCGCCTGCTGCAAAAAGAAAAAGTCATGCTTGTGCATGGCCGCGGTTTTAATTGGAAAAATCCCGATCACTTTCGGATTGTCTACCTGCCGAGAGTAGAAGAACTAGCAGCCGTTCAGGAAAAAATCACACGGGTCCTGCACCACTATCGCCGGTAA
- the codY gene encoding GTP-sensing pleiotropic transcriptional regulator CodY yields the protein MANLLQKTRKITSILQRSVDSLETDLPYNTMAAQLADIIDCNACIMNGGGTLLGYAMKYKTNTDRVEEFFAAKQLPEDYVKAASRVYDTEANLPIDSDLTIFPVESKDIYPDGLTTIAPIYGGGMRLGSLVIWRNDKEFDEDDLILVEIASTVVGIQLLNLQTENLEETIRRQTAVNMAINTLSYSEMKAVAAILGELEGNEGRLTASVIADRIGITRSVIVNALRKLESAGIIESRSLGMKGTYLKVINEGIFDKLKDF from the coding sequence ATGGCTAATTTATTACAAAAAACAAGGAAAATCACTTCGATTTTGCAGCGTTCGGTAGACAGTCTGGAAACTGATTTGCCTTATAACACGATGGCTGCTCAGCTGGCCGATATTATTGACTGCAATGCCTGTATTATGAATGGCGGCGGCACGCTTTTAGGCTATGCGATGAAGTATAAGACGAATACTGACCGGGTTGAAGAATTCTTTGCTGCTAAACAGCTGCCGGAAGACTATGTCAAAGCGGCAAGCCGTGTTTATGATACAGAAGCTAATCTGCCTATTGACAGTGACCTGACAATTTTTCCTGTGGAATCAAAGGATATCTATCCTGACGGGCTGACTACGATTGCCCCTATTTACGGCGGCGGTATGAGGCTGGGTTCTCTGGTTATTTGGCGGAATGATAAAGAATTTGATGAAGATGATTTGATTCTGGTTGAAATTGCTTCAACGGTAGTAGGCATTCAGTTATTGAATCTGCAGACAGAAAATCTGGAAGAAACCATTCGCAGGCAGACAGCTGTTAATATGGCGATTAACACACTTTCGTATTCCGAGATGAAGGCAGTAGCTGCTATTCTCGGTGAATTGGAGGGCAATGAAGGCCGATTGACAGCATCAGTTATCGCCGATCGAATCGGTATCACACGCTCGGTGATTGTCAATGCTCTGCGCAAGCTGGAAAGTGCCGGTATCATTGAAAGCCGCTCACTGGGAATGAAGGGAACCTATCTTAAGGTAATTAATGAAGGTATTTTTGATAAGTTAAAGGATTTTTAA
- a CDS encoding glycerophosphodiester phosphodiesterase, protein MLKTVKSVLKDLYWYKDTYILRAAVLQLFLTTIGAYLLSLLFRVILINSGLPGLTADNILTFFSNPLTLILLPFYLLLLAFLIYVEFSVLAEIIKVKEGKLSLIFSRLKERSSYFFRILSGWNFLAFLLYLVLSLPVLGFFYSSFLLENLYIPKFISGELFKTSSGTYLYYAANAVFIYLYFRFIYTLPLTVTDNRQAFIQNMKKSWQLTKISKIKNLGGLILVNATLTSGLVFLLLLGLGAAAVIDRSQGNVLIETLFLTLIWGLMFTGSLFVKLGSLAYLLSSLKQDKRTEVRPSLKKRPFSLLLLMFAIGSLAYFYNSSRVAKADPQKIQILAHRGYVSKGVENSLEALKAAAESGSDYVEMDLIMSKDKEFIVSHDDNLKRLTGKDLAISESKASDIVGLKIKQNGLSSRMVSFETYVEEAKKLGVKLLVELKPSGKEPADYEELFLARLQELGVSWDYKVMSMNLATVQRIESLNPAIETGYVIPLQIGHFTVRNIDFYALEEFSYRESLARSAKKQGKELYVWTINSEIEVERYLQSSVTGIITDYPELVKEEKAALAEDNSYLAYFLRLLNLA, encoded by the coding sequence ATGTTAAAGACTGTTAAAAGCGTTTTAAAAGATCTTTACTGGTATAAAGACACTTATATCCTGCGTGCTGCCGTTTTGCAGCTGTTTCTGACAACTATCGGGGCCTATTTGCTTTCCCTGCTTTTTAGAGTGATTTTGATTAACAGTGGACTCCCCGGCTTAACCGCTGATAATATTTTGACTTTTTTTTCTAATCCGCTGACCCTCATCTTGCTGCCGTTTTACCTTTTGCTGTTAGCGTTCCTTATCTATGTGGAATTTTCTGTACTAGCTGAGATCATTAAAGTAAAAGAAGGAAAACTAAGTTTGATTTTTTCTAGACTGAAAGAAAGGAGCTCTTATTTTTTCCGGATTCTCTCTGGTTGGAATTTTCTGGCTTTTCTGCTTTATCTGGTTTTATCTCTGCCAGTCTTAGGTTTTTTCTATTCGTCATTTCTATTGGAGAATCTCTACATTCCTAAGTTTATTTCAGGGGAGCTCTTTAAAACAAGCAGCGGAACTTATCTGTATTATGCTGCTAATGCTGTGTTCATTTATCTTTATTTCCGTTTTATTTATACTCTGCCTTTGACTGTCACTGACAATCGGCAGGCTTTCATCCAAAATATGAAAAAAAGCTGGCAGTTGACTAAAATCAGCAAAATAAAAAATTTAGGCGGCTTAATTCTAGTTAATGCAACATTAACCAGCGGTTTGGTATTCCTGTTGCTTTTAGGACTTGGCGCAGCAGCAGTTATTGACCGCAGTCAAGGGAATGTGCTGATTGAAACCTTATTTTTAACGCTTATCTGGGGGCTTATGTTTACAGGCAGCCTTTTTGTAAAATTAGGTTCACTTGCTTACCTTCTAAGTAGTTTAAAGCAGGATAAGCGAACTGAAGTCAGACCTTCCTTAAAAAAACGTCCCTTTTCACTTTTGCTTCTTATGTTTGCAATCGGCAGTCTGGCTTATTTTTATAATAGCAGCCGTGTAGCAAAAGCCGATCCCCAGAAAATTCAAATCCTTGCCCATCGCGGCTATGTGAGTAAAGGAGTAGAAAACTCTCTAGAGGCCTTAAAAGCAGCCGCAGAATCTGGTTCTGACTATGTTGAAATGGATCTTATTATGAGTAAGGATAAAGAGTTCATTGTCAGCCATGATGACAATCTCAAGCGTCTGACCGGAAAAGATCTTGCTATCAGTGAATCTAAAGCATCTGATATTGTGGGTTTAAAAATAAAACAAAACGGCCTAAGCAGCCGCATGGTAAGCTTTGAAACCTATGTAGAGGAAGCTAAAAAGCTGGGGGTAAAGCTTTTGGTAGAGCTGAAGCCAAGCGGGAAAGAGCCTGCAGATTATGAAGAGCTGTTTCTTGCCCGCCTGCAGGAATTGGGAGTCAGTTGGGACTATAAAGTGATGTCTATGAATTTGGCGACTGTACAGCGCATCGAATCCCTAAATCCGGCTATTGAGACAGGCTATGTTATTCCCTTGCAAATCGGTCATTTCACTGTACGAAATATTGACTTTTATGCTTTAGAGGAATTTTCTTACCGGGAAAGTTTGGCTCGCTCTGCCAAAAAACAAGGAAAGGAACTGTATGTGTGGACCATCAACAGCGAAATTGAAGTTGAGCGCTACCTGCAGTCCAGTGTCACAGGAATTATTACCGATTATCCTGAACTTGTAAAAGAAGAAAAAGCAGCTTTAGCTGAGGATAATTCTTATTTAGCATATTTCCTGCGGCTCTTGAACCTTGCATAG
- a CDS encoding Cof-type HAD-IIB family hydrolase — protein sequence MVVKAVFFDIDGTLLNDRKNVQKSTERAIKSLKEQGVFVGLATGRGPAFVQPYMENLGLDAAVTYNGQYIYTRDKILYQNQLPKSLIYKVIRYAGEKRREISLGLASGLVGSNIINMGTSRFGQVVSSLVPKRMAKTVEQSFKHLIRRFKPQNMETLVTIMREPVYQIVMVATAGETAKIEEKFPHITITRSSPYSADLISEGQSKIRGIARVGELFDFNLTEVMAFGDSENDIEMLSGVGIGVSMGNAAESVKAAAHYTTASNNNDGISKALAHYGLIHFDTEQSFKSKDENFNKVKDFHQLMDGSTRETPKVYAVKEAGHRADFKAEEIVEFLYAASQGDETQFKNALLDLHYAIDKAGEKVRSKEHSETPLVGQADALTDLLYLTYGSFVLMGVDPKPFFDIVHEANMGKIFPDGKAHFDPVTHKILKPDDWEERFAPETAIKTELDRQIQKSLNKK from the coding sequence TTGGTAGTTAAAGCAGTATTTTTTGATATTGACGGGACACTCTTGAATGATCGCAAGAATGTTCAAAAATCAACGGAAAGAGCGATTAAAAGTTTAAAAGAGCAAGGTGTTTTTGTGGGCTTGGCAACTGGACGCGGCCCTGCTTTTGTGCAGCCTTATATGGAAAATTTGGGTCTCGATGCTGCTGTGACTTATAACGGTCAGTATATTTATACACGCGATAAAATACTCTACCAAAATCAGCTGCCTAAGTCGCTGATCTACAAGGTTATCCGTTATGCAGGCGAAAAAAGGCGGGAAATATCTCTCGGGTTAGCTTCCGGGCTGGTTGGCTCTAATATTATTAATATGGGTACCAGCAGATTCGGACAGGTAGTCAGCAGTCTTGTTCCCAAAAGGATGGCTAAAACCGTGGAGCAAAGTTTTAAACATTTAATCCGCCGTTTTAAACCGCAAAACATGGAGACTCTGGTAACCATCATGCGAGAGCCGGTCTATCAAATTGTTATGGTGGCGACTGCGGGTGAAACGGCGAAAATTGAAGAAAAATTTCCTCATATCACAATTACCCGCAGCAGCCCTTATTCGGCAGATTTGATTTCAGAAGGGCAGTCTAAGATCAGAGGGATTGCCCGTGTTGGTGAATTGTTCGATTTTAATCTGACGGAAGTTATGGCTTTCGGTGATTCCGAAAATGATATTGAAATGCTTTCCGGTGTAGGCATAGGAGTGTCAATGGGCAATGCGGCCGAGTCGGTTAAAGCAGCGGCTCACTACACAACAGCAAGCAACAATAATGATGGTATTTCTAAGGCCTTAGCTCATTACGGTCTGATTCATTTTGATACGGAACAAAGCTTTAAGAGCAAGGATGAAAACTTTAACAAGGTTAAAGATTTCCATCAGCTTATGGATGGCAGTACCAGAGAAACGCCGAAAGTTTACGCTGTTAAAGAAGCCGGCCATCGGGCAGATTTTAAGGCTGAAGAAATTGTGGAATTTTTATATGCGGCAAGCCAAGGAGATGAAACACAGTTCAAAAACGCCTTGCTGGATCTGCACTATGCCATTGATAAAGCTGGAGAGAAAGTTCGGTCAAAAGAGCATTCTGAGACGCCTTTAGTCGGTCAGGCGGATGCCTTAACAGATCTCCTTTATCTGACTTACGGTTCTTTTGTTTTGATGGGTGTGGATCCGAAGCCTTTCTTTGATATTGTTCATGAAGCCAATATGGGTAAAATTTTTCCGGATGGCAAAGCACACTTTGATCCTGTTACTCATAAAATATTAAAACCCGACGACTGGGAAGAGCGTTTTGCGCCGGAAACAGCTATAAAAACTGAGCTGGACAGGCAAATTCAGAAATCTTTAAATAAAAAATAA